ACGCAACTACTCGACCTGACGCTGTTGGATCCGCGAATTCAGAAGGCGGTTCTCCGGCTGACGGATACCGACATGGAGCGGATCAGTGAGCGAACGCTTCGACGGATCGGTAGTCACGAGTCGTGGTCGGCCCAGAGCGCGGCCTGGGACGACGGTGTCTTGATTGAGAGCCCCACCACATTGGATGTGCCGTGCGGAGGTGATGACAGACTTACCTGATGTACCCGAATGCGGTGCAAAGCCGCGTGGTACCAGCTTGCCGGCTAACAGGCTGGCAAAAGACACTATTGCCCGATCGTGAGCCCAGCTTCGGCAGCGTCCTCGTCAATCTCTACATCCTCACCTTCATCCTCGACGTCTCCGACGTACGCGGCTTTGCCGATCGCTTTCTCAATGAGCCTAAGAAGGCGTTGTTGCCGATCTGCCATAAAAGCATCAAACCGATCTGCGCGTAAGAGGGTTGGGTCGATCAAGTGGGAGGTGAGATAGGTGTCGAGGCTTTCACCCTTGATTGGCGGCGCCTTCGCATTCCCTCCTTCCAATTTGGCGAGATACTCAGATGGCGCGACGCCACCGACGATACGATTCGTTCTATACGAGAGAGGCGTCTTGTTGATGATGGAGTCGTAGACGGCTTGCTTCACGCCTTGGCGCTTACACCAGTCTTGCGGGAATATGTGATGAATGTCGACGTTCTCCCCGAAGAACACTGTGTGATCGAACCGTTGGCCTGAGCGAAAGTCGAGTGCCCCTTCCTTCATAAGAAGCGCATTCACGCCTTTGTAAGCGGCTGAGAGGCGCATGCGCATGGTCTTCAGACGGTCCGCTCGGAACATAGTTTCGGATACGGTGGATGGCTCTGGGCCACCCTTCAGCCAAGCCGGGACTTCCATGAAATCCCGCGCAATGCGGGAATCGACTGCCGATCCGTAGAGTTCTCCGAACACGCCATTCCAGTACCAGCGAACGAGCATTGCGCGGTTCGCCTCGTGCTCCCATGCATCACCGATATCCGCCAAGATGGCAGCCAACGGAACGATCTGGGATTGGTACGGAAGATCAAAAATCCGATAGATATGGAGCGTGTGTAGAAATTTTGCTGCCTGAGTGAAGCCCCGTTCTACTTGGGCCTCGTACTTCTTGTACGCTTCGAGGGGTAGATTCAGCAGCGCTTGTCGATTGCCCGATATAGCGGGCAATTCCTTCCCCTGCTTGCCGGCGACTTCCGCCGCGCGGCGCCGGTCACGGGTGTAAAATAGCGAGACGGCCTGCAGGAAGTCGGTATTGGCGACCTCGGCAATGATACCAGTGTCTGCACCGGCTGGCCGCAGCGTTTCTGCGAACCGTCGGTGCCGACCTTTTGACGTGTCATCGCCGTACCAGTCTCTCCGCAGTTCGTGATTTGACGCTGCGTACATCGCCGTCACGAGCTCAAACGCATCTAGCGACTTTCCGCCCGTATTCACCTTCTCGAAGACAACGCAGACCGCTTCTTTCGAAGTCGATTTGTCCAGTGTGATGACCGGTACGTGGTACGATTTGAAGTTCTCCAGTACCTGTTTCTTAAAAGTCCGAAATTCGTCGCGAATGCTTTTGTTCTGGTCACCGCACCAGTATTCGTCGAAGCCGTCCTGCCAATGGTCCCAATCGAAGACTTGGGTGATCGGGTACATGAGTAACGCGTATTCCCGCTCCGGAGTAGAAAGATCGAATGCGATCTCGCGGCCGAAATCGGTTCGGACGAGGCGATCTTCAGGCACACCGACCACGGCCTCCTCGCGATCCACGGAAGGGTCGAGCGCTTTTTTGATGTCGAGGTAGAACCAGCGCTTTACCTTTTTGTTTTTGGGCGTGACTGTCTCGACAACCTTTCCGCGCAACGTGACCTGGTAGAGGGAGGTCATTCGCTGCTGACCATCGAGAAGAAGGGCATGAGGAACAGTCTGTTTTGATTCGGGCGGCGCGCCTTCGATCGGCCTGGGCTTGAAATTCACCGGGCCTCCCGTGTTGAGCGTCATGAGGGCGCCAACAGGGAATGCTCGCGAGATTGAAGCAATCAGACTCTTGATGCGATCCTCATCCCAGACCCAACTTCGCTGAAAATCTGGCAACTGAAGACTGCCGACATGGCACTCTTCGAGAAGCTTATCGAGATTGAACGGGTTGGTTTGGAACGTGGAGCCGGGCATTCGTTGGTGCTGTCCTTCGGATTGGCGACGGGAGGTCGCGAGTGTTTCTTGCACGGCGGTTGGAGATGAACGCGCGTGTTCCTATTTCCTATGCTGCTGCCGGCGGCGTGGCAAATAACCGGATACGACCACTTGTGTCGCGCGCGTCGCTCGCGTGGCCAGGTGCGCGTTACCAGCTGGCTCCGGCAGTCCATCCGCCCGATACTCACATCCCGAGCGCCACGTGGCCATCAACGTTCGTCGATTGAAGATCGAACACGAGTCCGCCAGCGCGCGCGCGGAGTCCGAGCAGCGTCCAGAGCTCGAAGCAGACCCTCGTCGCTGTGTGACACGTGTCTCTCTGGACTCAGGGTCAACGAGATTCGTGGCACGCGTCAGTCCGTCGCGCGACCTACACGAGGCGTTCTTTGGCACGATGCGTGGCCGATTCCCGAGGCCGCACTGGCGCGGCTTCGCGAGACGGGACTGATGGGCGCCGACCTGAGGGTTGGCCGAGCAGTCTGAATGCCAATGCGGTGCATCCCCCATGCTCGCCCGAGCGGCACCCCTAAGGTAAAACCTCTTGGAGAAAGCGGCCGGGAGGCCGAACACCGAAGATGCCGCCCGTCCATACCTCCACCCGCCACTTGCCAACCCGGGTCTGGCCGTCGGCGCTCAGATACGGGTCAGGATCCACCCGGACCGCATCGCCGTCAACGCTGGCGTACGCTGCTCCGACGGCGGCCGCATCGGAATTCGCGCAGACATCGGCGACGTCGCCCTTGTCACGGTCGGGTGCCGTGTCGTTGAAGGCCGGCCCGCTTTGAAACCCAGCACCACGGTAAGGCTCTTACGATGAGCCTTACGGACTATCACGCCAAATATCTGGCCCACGAGCTGACGAGGCGCTGCGCTTCAGACAGCGTCGAGAAGCTCGCGTCGGTGCTAGCCGACGCCCAAGTCGATCTGAATCCTCATCAAGTCGAGGCGGCACTCTTCGCCTTCCGGAGTCCTTTCTCGAAAGGCGCGATCTTGGCGGACGAGGTTGGGCTCGGGAAGACAATTGAGGCCGGACTGCTCATCGCGCAGAAGTGGGCCGAGCGAAAGCGGCGTCTGCTGATCATCCTCCCCGCCAATCTACGTAAGCAATGGAGCCAGGAGCTCGAAGACAAATTCTATCTTCCATCAGTGATTCTTGAGAGCCGAAGCTTCAACGAAACCGTTCGCGCCGGCAATCTAAATCCGTTTCAGCAAGATGCGATCATCCTCTGTTCCTACCAGTTTGCGCGGACCAAGGAGCCTTATCTCCGGCAGACGGCTTGGGATCTCGTTGTCATCGATGAGGCCCACCGTCTTCGCAACGTGTACAAGAACTCGAGCAAGATCGCGCTGGCAATCAAACAGGCCATCGCTCCATTTCCGAAAGTCCTTCTAACCGCCACTCCGCTTCAGAACTCACTATTGGAACTGTACGGGCTAGTCAGCATCATCGACGAGTTCGCTTTCGGTGACCTCGAAAGCTACCGCGCGCGGTATGCGCGGATCGGTAACGATGCGGACTTTGCCGAGTTGAAGCTACGACTTGCGCCACTGTGCAAACGCACGCTTCGTCGCCAAGTGCTCGAATACGTAAAGTACACCAACCGCCACGCCCTTGTGCAGGAGTTCGTGCCGACGCTTGAGGAGCAACGACTGTACGACCTGATCTCCGAATACCTTCAGCGCGAAACGCTATATGCGCTGCCCGCTAGCCAACGTCAGCTCGTAACGCTGATCCTTCGGAAGCTACTGGCTTCGTCGACCTACGCCATCGCCGGGACACTCGACGGCATGGCCCAGCGCCTCCACGCGGCTGCATCGGCGGCGGAAGCGGTTGAGGCCGGGCCGGCTGGTCTCCAGCAGGATTGGGAGCAACTTGATGAACTGGCCGACGAGTGGGAGGAGGAGGGCCAGGGCGACATGCCAGCCGACCGGGCGCGCCTCGCTCCGGAACAGCTTTCGGGGCTAAAGCATGAGATGGCCGAGTTGCGTGAGTTCCACGCGCTTGCCACGTCGATCGTCAAGAACTCAAAAGGAGAAGTCCTTCTGACTGCGCTTCGGCGCGGCTTCTCCGCTGCCGCCGAGGCTCAAGCGGCCCAGGGTCGCGCGGTACTGCAAGAGAAGGCCATCGTCTTCACTGAATCGCGTCGCACCCAGGAGTACCTGTTCGGGCTGCTGGAAAAGACAGAGTTCGCTGGCCGCGTCATGCTGTTCAATGGCACGAACAACGACTCAAGTTCCAAGGCCATCTATAAGAGATGGATGGAGCTACACGCGGGCACCGATCGAGTTAGCGGCTCGCCGAGCGCCGACATGCGCGCAGCCCTGGTAGAGCATTTCCGCGACGAAGCGGCGATCCTGATCGCCACGGAGGCCGCCGCAGAGGGGGTTAACCTTCAGTTTTGCAATCTCGTAGTGAACTACGATCTGCCTTGGAACCCACAGCGGGTTG
This DNA window, taken from Candidatus Limnocylindrales bacterium, encodes the following:
- a CDS encoding DUF262 domain-containing protein, which translates into the protein MPGSTFQTNPFNLDKLLEECHVGSLQLPDFQRSWVWDEDRIKSLIASISRAFPVGALMTLNTGGPVNFKPRPIEGAPPESKQTVPHALLLDGQQRMTSLYQVTLRGKVVETVTPKNKKVKRWFYLDIKKALDPSVDREEAVVGVPEDRLVRTDFGREIAFDLSTPEREYALLMYPITQVFDWDHWQDGFDEYWCGDQNKSIRDEFRTFKKQVLENFKSYHVPVITLDKSTSKEAVCVVFEKVNTGGKSLDAFELVTAMYAASNHELRRDWYGDDTSKGRHRRFAETLRPAGADTGIIAEVANTDFLQAVSLFYTRDRRRAAEVAGKQGKELPAISGNRQALLNLPLEAYKKYEAQVERGFTQAAKFLHTLHIYRIFDLPYQSQIVPLAAILADIGDAWEHEANRAMLVRWYWNGVFGELYGSAVDSRIARDFMEVPAWLKGGPEPSTVSETMFRADRLKTMRMRLSAAYKGVNALLMKEGALDFRSGQRFDHTVFFGENVDIHHIFPQDWCKRQGVKQAVYDSIINKTPLSYRTNRIVGGVAPSEYLAKLEGGNAKAPPIKGESLDTYLTSHLIDPTLLRADRFDAFMADRQQRLLRLIEKAIGKAAYVGDVEDEGEDVEIDEDAAEAGLTIGQ
- a CDS encoding SNF2-related protein, whose amino-acid sequence is MSLTDYHAKYLAHELTRRCASDSVEKLASVLADAQVDLNPHQVEAALFAFRSPFSKGAILADEVGLGKTIEAGLLIAQKWAERKRRLLIILPANLRKQWSQELEDKFYLPSVILESRSFNETVRAGNLNPFQQDAIILCSYQFARTKEPYLRQTAWDLVVIDEAHRLRNVYKNSSKIALAIKQAIAPFPKVLLTATPLQNSLLELYGLVSIIDEFAFGDLESYRARYARIGNDADFAELKLRLAPLCKRTLRRQVLEYVKYTNRHALVQEFVPTLEEQRLYDLISEYLQRETLYALPASQRQLVTLILRKLLASSTYAIAGTLDGMAQRLHAAASAAEAVEAGPAGLQQDWEQLDELADEWEEEGQGDMPADRARLAPEQLSGLKHEMAELREFHALATSIVKNSKGEVLLTALRRGFSAAAEAQAAQGRAVLQEKAIVFTESRRTQEYLFGLLEKTEFAGRVMLFNGTNNDSSSKAIYKRWMELHAGTDRVSGSPSADMRAALVEHFRDEAAILIATEAAAEGVNLQFCNLVVNYDLPWNPQRVEQRIGRCHRYGQRFDVVVVNFLNKSNAADRRVYELLDEKFRLFSGVFGASDEVLGAIESGVDFEKRIAAIYQKCRAPDQIQSEFDQLQRELEAEIGEGQRDAREKLLDNFDQEVVEKVRVQTLDVLDRFNDRLWRLTRHLLRDCARFDDTEFAFVLLVNPFGGEAIHPGPYRLGKRTETANTYRVGHPLAQGVLALGRSLATPVAQLRFYYGENGKKITILESLIGASGWIGCMRLTVGAVEIEDHLFFVGTTDTGEPIDETQCRRLFDLSADVESCCAVPDAAAGILREAETQRRAVLLQELTRRNGAWFDLEIDKLDRWAEDVKFTLERELKELDAEIRAARKSSKSVIVLADKLEAQRAIKTLEQRRTAKRRQFFDAQDDIDERRSELIAKIERQLAIETQCETVFTIRWTVSANART